Sequence from the Microbacterium sp. AZCO genome:
CCGACTTCGGGTAGGTCCCTATCGTCGCGCGCAGGGCCTTCGCGTCGTCCGGCGTGAAGGCGCGCAGCGCGTGCTGCACGCGCGATCCGAGCTGGCCGAGCACGTCGCTCGGCACGTCCTTCGGCGTCTGCGTCACGAAGAAGACGCCGACGCCCTTCGACCGGATGAGCCGCACGGTCTGCACGATGGCGGCCGTGAAGTCCTTCGACGCGTCCTTGAAGAGGAGATGCGCCTCGTCGAAGAAGAACACGAGCTTCGGCTTGTCGAGATCGCCGACCTCGGGAAGCAGCTCGAACAGCTCCGCCAGCAGGTACATGAGGAACGTGGAGAACAGCGCCGGCTTGTCGGCGACGCCGGGAACCTCGAGCAGCGAGACGATGCCGCGCCCGTCCGGTGCCGTGCGCAGGAACTCGGTGACCTCGAACTCGGGCTCCCCGAAGAAGACGTCGGCTCCGGCGTCAGCGAAGGTGATGAGCTCGCGCAGGATGACGCCCGCGGTCGCGGCGGACAGCCCGCCGAGCGTCTTGAGCTCGGCCTTGCCCTGATCGCTGGTGAGGTAGGTGAGCACGGCGCGCAGGTCGGAGAGGTCGACGAGGGCGAGACCGTGCTCGTCGGCGTAGTGGAAGACGAGTCCGAGGCTCGACTCCTGCGTCTCGTTGAGGCCGAGCACCTTGCTGAGGAGCAGCGGCCCGAATCCGCTGACGGTCGCCCGCACCGGCACGCCCTTGCCGATGCCGCCGAGCGCGAAGTACTCCGTGGCGGATGCCTCGGGCTTCCAGTCCTGTCCGATGGCGGCCGTGCGCGCGAGCAACTTGTCGCTCGGCGCTCCGGGCGTCGCCACCCCCGACAGATCGCCCTTGATGTCGGCCGCGAAGACGGGCACGCCCTTCGCCGCGAGCTGCTCCGCGAGTCCCTGGAGCGTGCGGGTCTTCCCCGTGCCGGTCGCGCCGGCGACCAGGCCGTGGCGATTCATCATGCCGAGCGGGATGCGGATCTGCGCCTCGGGAACGGGCTCGCCGTTCACGAGTGCCCCGAGATCGAGGGTCGCCGCCTCGAACGTGTACCCGGTGATGATCTGTTCCACCTGGGTCGCGTCGAGGGGCCCTGCTTCCGTCTGCGATGGTGCGGGTGAGGGAGCAGGAGCCTGAGCCGCAGGGGTGTCGGCGGGCGCTCCCGCGGGCCCTGACGCCGTGACACCCGGCGCCCGGTCGTCCTGGTCGGGCACGTCGCCTGCGGGTGTCGCCGGCTCCGCCGGCGCCCCGGTCGCCTGCTCCGAGGCACTGCTCCCCGCGACGCGGGCCTTCGCGGCAGCGGCTTCGGCGGCGGCGAGCGCCGCCTTCGCCTGCGCCGCCCTCAGCTGAGCCTCGGCCGCCTCGGCTTCCGCCCGCAGGCGTGCGAGTTCGGCTTCGGCGGCGGCGACGGCGGGATCTGCGGAAGCGGCATCGCTCATGGGCACAGCCTAGCGACGGGCTTGTCGCCCGGTCGCGGCCGGACACGAGAGCCCCGAGAGGCCATTTCAGGCGTCGACGGCGAGGAGAGAGGGTGCCGGGACCGTCACCCGCTCGTCTCCTTCTTCGGGATCGTGACGCGCTTCACCGGTTCACGGCGGACCAGCCCGATGAACGCCGCCGCGAGCACGAGCGCGACACCGGCGCCGGCCATCGCGCCGCCGAGGGTGTCGCTGAGCCAGTGCGCGTGCAGGTACGTGCGGCTCAGCGCCATGAGGGCGATGTAGACGCCTCCGCCGATGAAGACGAGGAGACGGGGGAAGACGACGGCGACCGCCGCCGCGATCGTCGCGGCGTTCGCGACGTGGCCCGACGGGTACGAACCGTAGTCGGAGACCACCTGGATGTCTTCCGGTCGAGCGCGACCGAACGTGTGCTTGAGCAGCTGGACGAGGAGGGCCGACGCCGCCGAGGACGCCACGAAGTAGGCCGCGGACCAGGGTCGTCGGAGGAACACCAGGGTGAGGGTGACGGCGAGCGGCACGGCGAAGACGCCCACCCACCCGCCGCCGAGGAAGTTCATCACGAGCGAGAAGCTCAGCATGAACGACGAGGACCACGACAGGAGCAGGTCGTTCCACCAGACGTCGACGATGAAGGGCGGCGTCCCATGCAGCAGGATCCACGCGCCCAGCGCGGTGGACGCGGCGATCAGGGCGAGCCCGATGACGAGCAGGCGCCCACGGGGCAGGCGCGCCGTCTCTTGCCCTGTCGCTACCGCCTTGGTGTCCTCCATCGCCCTATTGTGCGGCGATTCGGCCGGAGAGGGCGGGACTTGACAACGGGTTTCGCGGAGATCCGTTAACGCACTGTTTACGCACGGCGCTCATCCCCGAGGGATGAATGCCCCGCGGGCACGCGCCCCGGGGTCTACCTTCGTGCTTGTCCGGCTCATCCACGTGTGACACGGGAGGGGGCAGAGCATGGACGATCTCGACCTCGCCAGGATCCAGTTCGCCTTCACCAGCATCTATCACTTCCTCTTCGTGCCGATGACGATCGGGATGTCGCTCCTCGTCGCGATCCTGCACACGCGCTGGTTCCGCCGCGGGACGCCCGAGCTCCAGCGAGTGCTCCGCTTCTTCGGCGGCCTGATGCTCATCTCGGTCGCCGTCGGCGTCGTGACGGGCCTCGTTCAGGAGTTCCAGTTCGGCACCAACTGGTCGGCATACTCCCGCTTCGTCGGCGACGTCTTCGGCGCACCCCTCGCGATGGAGGGGCTCCTCGCCTTCTTCCTCGAGTCGACCTTCCTCGGGCTGTGGCTGTTCGGCTTCGGCGTCCTGCCGCGGACCGTGCACCTTGTGACGGCATGGATGATCCCGCTCGGCGCATGCCTCTCCGCGCTTTTCATCATCGCTGCGAACTCGTGGATGCAGAACCCCGTCGGCTACTCGATCAACGAGCAGACGGGTCGCGCCGAGCTCACGTCGATCGGCGATCTGTTCACGAACCGCGTGTTCGTGTGGAGCTACCTCCACGTGCTGCTCGTGGCGCTCATCTTCGGGGCCTGCCTCATGCTCGCCGTCTCGGCGTGGCAGCTGCGCCGCTCGCGCAACGTCGCGGAGTTCTCTTCGACCGCGAAGCTCTCGATCGTCGTGCTCTTCGTCGCCGCCCTGCTGCAGATGCACGTCGGCGGACAGCTGGGCATCAACGAGACCACGTATCAGCCCATGAAGATCGCGGCCGCCGAAGCCAACTGGGAGACGTGCCAGCCCTGCTCGTTCTCGATCCTGCAGATCGGCGGCTGGACGGCCGACGACCCGCCGACCAAGATCATCGAGGTGCCGCACCTGCTGTCGCTGCTGGCCACCGGCACGTGGGACGGCGAGGTGCAAGGCCTCACGCCGCTCAACGAGCAGTACCAGCAGCAGTACGGCGCGGGCGACTACATCCCGTCCGTCTTC
This genomic interval carries:
- a CDS encoding helicase HerA-like domain-containing protein; this translates as MSDAASADPAVAAAEAELARLRAEAEAAEAQLRAAQAKAALAAAEAAAAKARVAGSSASEQATGAPAEPATPAGDVPDQDDRAPGVTASGPAGAPADTPAAQAPAPSPAPSQTEAGPLDATQVEQIITGYTFEAATLDLGALVNGEPVPEAQIRIPLGMMNRHGLVAGATGTGKTRTLQGLAEQLAAKGVPVFAADIKGDLSGVATPGAPSDKLLARTAAIGQDWKPEASATEYFALGGIGKGVPVRATVSGFGPLLLSKVLGLNETQESSLGLVFHYADEHGLALVDLSDLRAVLTYLTSDQGKAELKTLGGLSAATAGVILRELITFADAGADVFFGEPEFEVTEFLRTAPDGRGIVSLLEVPGVADKPALFSTFLMYLLAELFELLPEVGDLDKPKLVFFFDEAHLLFKDASKDFTAAIVQTVRLIRSKGVGVFFVTQTPKDVPSDVLGQLGSRVQHALRAFTPDDAKALRATIGTYPKSGYDLERTLQELGTGEAIVTVMSEKGAPTPVAWTRLRAPQGLMSPTPDAQIDAAVAASPLLAKYGTAVDPQSAREILTAKMNAAAEAAAAEEAALAKAKADAEYAKQQAAIEKQQAAAEKKAQAEYDRLLKKTSGTTRTSRAQQRSPLESILNSKSTQTILSSVIRGVFGTGRR
- a CDS encoding phosphatase PAP2 family protein, with protein sequence MEDTKAVATGQETARLPRGRLLVIGLALIAASTALGAWILLHGTPPFIVDVWWNDLLLSWSSSFMLSFSLVMNFLGGGWVGVFAVPLAVTLTLVFLRRPWSAAYFVASSAASALLVQLLKHTFGRARPEDIQVVSDYGSYPSGHVANAATIAAAVAVVFPRLLVFIGGGVYIALMALSRTYLHAHWLSDTLGGAMAGAGVALVLAAAFIGLVRREPVKRVTIPKKETSG
- a CDS encoding cytochrome ubiquinol oxidase subunit I codes for the protein MDDLDLARIQFAFTSIYHFLFVPMTIGMSLLVAILHTRWFRRGTPELQRVLRFFGGLMLISVAVGVVTGLVQEFQFGTNWSAYSRFVGDVFGAPLAMEGLLAFFLESTFLGLWLFGFGVLPRTVHLVTAWMIPLGACLSALFIIAANSWMQNPVGYSINEQTGRAELTSIGDLFTNRVFVWSYLHVLLVALIFGACLMLAVSAWQLRRSRNVAEFSSTAKLSIVVLFVAALLQMHVGGQLGINETTYQPMKIAAAEANWETCQPCSFSILQIGGWTADDPPTKIIEVPHLLSLLATGTWDGEVQGLTPLNEQYQQQYGAGDYIPSVFIQYWSMRVMAYGGALLVLFAAWGLWAMWRRKIPTSRVFLWVASWIMITPFFMATAGWLLTESGRQPWIVQGLMLTKDGLSGSGTAAQIILSLVIVVSLYLGIGVVAAVLMIRHARRGIPESVPDGDASDRAHADDSTPSLTY